Proteins from a genomic interval of Zonotrichia albicollis isolate bZonAlb1 chromosome 18, bZonAlb1.hap1, whole genome shotgun sequence:
- the PISD gene encoding phosphatidylserine decarboxylase proenzyme, mitochondrial isoform X1, with product MVRCYKALSNPPPSCYNLRKVKIHVRRLRSGNGGSSSCAGDQHPQLESPGPAGSAGGTPSRRTRFRLQFPQLALRRRLGQLSCMSRPALKLRSWPLTILYYLLPFGALKPLTRVGWRPMSRVALYKSVPTRLLSRAWGRLNQVELPTWLRKPVYSLYIWTFGVNMKEAAVEDLHHYRNLSEFFRRKLKPQARPVCCVHSVISPSDGKILNFGQVKNCEVEQVKGVTYSLESFLGPRISTEEMHFSQAPPGNSFQKQLVTKEGNELYHCVIYLAPGDYHCFHSPTDWTVSHRRHFPGSLMSVNPGVARWIKELFCHNERVVLTGDWKHGFFSLTAVGATNVGSIRIYFDQDLHTNSPSYSKGSYNDFSFISNNNKEGIPMRKGEHLGEFNLGSTIVLIFEAPKDFRFNLKAGQKIRFGEALGSL from the exons ATGGTGAGATGCTACAAAGCTTTATCTAACCCTCCACCCTCTTGCTACAACCTCCGCAAAGTTAAAATTCATGTCCGGAGGCTGCGTTCAGGGaacggcggcagcagcagctgtgccggggaccagcacccacagctggaGAGTCCAGgcccagctggctctgctggTGGGACTCCAAGTAGGAGAACTCGTTTCAG GTTGCAATTCCCCCAGCTGGCCCTGAGGCGAAGGTTGGGCCAGCTGAGCTGTATGTCTAGGCCTGCTCTGAAACTCCGTTCTTGGCCTCTGACTATTCTCTATTACCTTCTGCCTTTCGGTGCTCTTAAACCCTTGACCAGAGTGGGATGGAGGCCTATGAGCAGG GTTGCCCTGTACAAGTCGGTGCCCACGCGGCTGCTGTCGCGAGCCTGGGGCCGCCTGAACCAGGTGGAGCTGCCCACGTGGCTGAGGAAGCCGGTGTACAGCCTGTACATCTGGACCTTCGGGGTGAACATGAAGGAGGCAGCTGTGGAGGATCTGCACCACTACAGGAACCTGAGCGAGTTCTTCCGCAGGAAGCTGAAACCGCAGGCGCGGCCGGTGTGCTGCGTGCACAGCGTG ATTAGTCCCTCTGATGGAAAGATCCTTAATTTCGGACAGGTAAAAAATTGTGAAGTGGAGCAAGTAAAAGGGGTTACTTATTCTCTGGAATCTTTCTTAGGACCTCGCATCTCCACAGAGGAAATGCATTTTAGCCAGG CCCCACCTGGTAACTCTTTTCAGAAACAACTGGTCACAAAGGAGGGGAATGAGCTCTACCACTGTGTAATTTACCTTGCACCAGGGGATTATCACTGCTTCCACTCGCCCACGGACTGGACGGTGTCACACCGCCGGCACTTCCCAG GCTCTCTGATGTCTGTCAATCCTGGAGTAGCTCGCTGGATCAAGGAGCTGTTCTGCCACAATGAACGCGTGGTCCTTACAGGTGACTGGAAACATGGCTTCTTCTCACTAACAGCTGTAGGAGCAACAAACGTGGGCTCCATCCGCATCTACTTTGACCAG GACTTGCACACGAACAGTCCAAGTTACTCTAAAGGTTCCTACAATGACTTCAGCTTCATATCCAACAACAACAAGGAGGGAATCCCCATGAGGAAAGGGGAACATTTAGGGGAATTTAACTTAGGCTCTACAATTGTACTAATCTTTGAGGCACCCAAGGACTTCAGATTCAACCTCAAGGCTGGACAGAAAATCCGCTTTGGAGAAGCACTGGGCTCTCTATAG
- the PISD gene encoding phosphatidylserine decarboxylase proenzyme, mitochondrial isoform X3 → MCQSNTLQGPELHTGKWLQFPQLALRRRLGQLSCMSRPALKLRSWPLTILYYLLPFGALKPLTRVGWRPMSRVALYKSVPTRLLSRAWGRLNQVELPTWLRKPVYSLYIWTFGVNMKEAAVEDLHHYRNLSEFFRRKLKPQARPVCCVHSVISPSDGKILNFGQVKNCEVEQVKGVTYSLESFLGPRISTEEMHFSQAPPGNSFQKQLVTKEGNELYHCVIYLAPGDYHCFHSPTDWTVSHRRHFPGSLMSVNPGVARWIKELFCHNERVVLTGDWKHGFFSLTAVGATNVGSIRIYFDQDLHTNSPSYSKGSYNDFSFISNNNKEGIPMRKGEHLGEFNLGSTIVLIFEAPKDFRFNLKAGQKIRFGEALGSL, encoded by the exons ATGTGTCAGTCAAACACCCTGCAGGGACCAGAGCTCCACACAGGGAAATG GTTGCAATTCCCCCAGCTGGCCCTGAGGCGAAGGTTGGGCCAGCTGAGCTGTATGTCTAGGCCTGCTCTGAAACTCCGTTCTTGGCCTCTGACTATTCTCTATTACCTTCTGCCTTTCGGTGCTCTTAAACCCTTGACCAGAGTGGGATGGAGGCCTATGAGCAGG GTTGCCCTGTACAAGTCGGTGCCCACGCGGCTGCTGTCGCGAGCCTGGGGCCGCCTGAACCAGGTGGAGCTGCCCACGTGGCTGAGGAAGCCGGTGTACAGCCTGTACATCTGGACCTTCGGGGTGAACATGAAGGAGGCAGCTGTGGAGGATCTGCACCACTACAGGAACCTGAGCGAGTTCTTCCGCAGGAAGCTGAAACCGCAGGCGCGGCCGGTGTGCTGCGTGCACAGCGTG ATTAGTCCCTCTGATGGAAAGATCCTTAATTTCGGACAGGTAAAAAATTGTGAAGTGGAGCAAGTAAAAGGGGTTACTTATTCTCTGGAATCTTTCTTAGGACCTCGCATCTCCACAGAGGAAATGCATTTTAGCCAGG CCCCACCTGGTAACTCTTTTCAGAAACAACTGGTCACAAAGGAGGGGAATGAGCTCTACCACTGTGTAATTTACCTTGCACCAGGGGATTATCACTGCTTCCACTCGCCCACGGACTGGACGGTGTCACACCGCCGGCACTTCCCAG GCTCTCTGATGTCTGTCAATCCTGGAGTAGCTCGCTGGATCAAGGAGCTGTTCTGCCACAATGAACGCGTGGTCCTTACAGGTGACTGGAAACATGGCTTCTTCTCACTAACAGCTGTAGGAGCAACAAACGTGGGCTCCATCCGCATCTACTTTGACCAG GACTTGCACACGAACAGTCCAAGTTACTCTAAAGGTTCCTACAATGACTTCAGCTTCATATCCAACAACAACAAGGAGGGAATCCCCATGAGGAAAGGGGAACATTTAGGGGAATTTAACTTAGGCTCTACAATTGTACTAATCTTTGAGGCACCCAAGGACTTCAGATTCAACCTCAAGGCTGGACAGAAAATCCGCTTTGGAGAAGCACTGGGCTCTCTATAG